One part of the Pseudomonadota bacterium genome encodes these proteins:
- a CDS encoding FHA domain-containing protein: MMPRAASSTHPMSRMPRPVRGRSPGAQVTMWGAVTMRSILCDMARPRFVTTALPPLPSRRTGDPSSHRELLTASFSQRPRSRPRIPRKPPGLGDAPVDLLIAKLILPFAAIFGLGAIGIAFLAFTAPPSGEPLIDALAEEPPAPPTPPAREVRGRIPTSLDQEPHQTLVIERRARRDNAMPSGARDRDLRGPDADFSRLGGPSARPSGSADRGPDDTSESRPARADLVIPSNREVDPRTSSTARAGERDDTPRARPSGTTPSRIDLSSLPDAPPDRTFRAQRNTAGGSEPERGGSRDMFDATRPKARDRASIDPSQAPRFETRDLHKARETREMDPPSPPGESRTRPPSAGDAGPPTRPKQGERRYEAVGVNIVLQQPENPNTFKRLGHLEVVYGNFSPRDPREIPLVWPAGDGSAPRFVFSKSPGETQSHIQLNHYTISSAEQAELRFDNGQHIFVSLVEGEDAERYQIRVNGVALDPHERVVLRSGDIISMGIYRLKLSI, translated from the coding sequence ATGATGCCGAGGGCTGCGTCCTCCACGCACCCGATGTCGCGCATGCCCCGGCCCGTCCGAGGGCGATCACCTGGAGCGCAGGTGACGATGTGGGGGGCAGTGACGATGAGGTCCATCTTATGTGACATGGCTCGCCCACGGTTCGTCACCACGGCGCTCCCCCCCCTGCCATCCCGCCGAACAGGGGATCCGTCTTCGCACCGGGAACTTCTAACCGCGAGCTTCTCGCAACGACCCCGCTCTCGACCCAGAATACCGCGGAAGCCTCCAGGATTGGGTGACGCCCCTGTGGATCTCCTCATCGCAAAGCTGATACTCCCCTTCGCGGCCATCTTCGGCCTCGGGGCCATCGGCATTGCCTTTCTGGCGTTCACCGCCCCGCCCTCGGGCGAGCCTCTCATCGACGCGCTCGCGGAAGAGCCCCCCGCACCTCCCACGCCACCCGCGCGAGAGGTTCGGGGCCGAATCCCCACCAGCCTCGACCAGGAACCCCATCAGACCCTGGTGATCGAGCGTCGCGCGCGGCGCGACAACGCAATGCCGAGCGGCGCGCGCGATCGCGATCTGCGTGGCCCCGACGCCGATTTCAGCCGCCTCGGCGGACCGTCCGCCCGCCCCTCGGGCAGCGCAGACCGTGGCCCGGATGACACCAGCGAGTCGAGGCCAGCCCGTGCCGACCTCGTCATCCCGTCGAACCGGGAGGTCGACCCTCGAACCTCATCCACGGCACGCGCAGGCGAACGCGATGACACGCCCAGGGCGCGCCCCTCTGGCACCACGCCGTCGCGCATCGATCTCTCATCTCTGCCCGACGCGCCTCCAGACCGCACCTTCCGCGCCCAGCGCAACACCGCAGGCGGTTCTGAGCCCGAGCGGGGCGGATCCCGCGACATGTTCGACGCCACGCGTCCCAAGGCGCGTGACCGCGCCTCCATCGATCCCTCACAAGCGCCGCGCTTCGAGACCCGCGACCTCCACAAGGCACGCGAGACCCGGGAGATGGATCCGCCCAGCCCACCTGGCGAGAGCCGCACCCGTCCCCCATCCGCGGGCGACGCCGGTCCCCCCACGCGTCCGAAGCAAGGGGAGCGCCGCTACGAGGCTGTTGGCGTGAACATCGTGCTGCAGCAGCCAGAGAACCCGAACACATTCAAGCGCCTGGGGCACCTCGAGGTTGTCTACGGGAACTTCTCCCCACGCGACCCGCGAGAGATCCCCCTGGTCTGGCCCGCGGGAGACGGCAGCGCCCCCCGATTCGTGTTCTCGAAATCGCCGGGCGAGACGCAGAGCCACATCCAGCTGAACCACTACACCATCAGCTCAGCCGAGCAGGCCGAGCTGCGGTTCGACAACGGTCAGCACATCTTCGTGAGCCTGGTCGAGGGTGAAGACGCCGAACGCTACCAGATACGCGTCAACGGTGTCGCGCTCGACCCCCACGAACGCGTGGTGCTGAGAAGCGGTGACATCATCTCCATGGGCATCTACCGCCTGAAGCTGAGCATCTGA
- a CDS encoding PEGA domain-containing protein, whose product MDIARLAVVVIVSYILGLGTGVVGGVVFSFREFSAPASVAATEEASPQPAKSATPIDDGKSTASPSAVSTLPSSEPEPASPAPVKSATPSTPPSAAPSTPDPETKPVETPSSTPGAVPETDPAPTASTSPSSEPSSSPEKKPLPSVLSISANKGKGFAVFVDGNKVGATPLVINVSPDKTHLVKVAGGDKYKSWEQKVHPTAGEKRAIEATLTFVPPPEPPPVAAPAPRYYPPAPRYYPPPGGSVSGGGRPGVSGNTRW is encoded by the coding sequence ATGGACATCGCGCGACTGGCCGTCGTCGTCATCGTCTCGTACATCCTCGGCCTGGGCACAGGGGTCGTAGGCGGCGTTGTCTTCTCGTTCCGCGAGTTCTCAGCGCCGGCATCCGTTGCCGCCACCGAAGAGGCCTCTCCGCAGCCCGCGAAGAGCGCGACACCCATCGACGACGGGAAGTCCACCGCATCACCGTCCGCCGTGTCGACCCTTCCTTCGAGCGAGCCCGAGCCCGCATCTCCGGCGCCCGTGAAGAGCGCCACGCCGAGCACGCCACCGAGCGCGGCACCCTCGACGCCCGATCCGGAGACAAAGCCCGTCGAGACACCGAGCAGCACCCCGGGCGCCGTGCCCGAGACCGACCCCGCACCCACGGCTTCCACCTCCCCTTCCAGCGAGCCCTCCTCGAGTCCCGAGAAGAAGCCGCTGCCGTCGGTGCTCTCCATCAGCGCCAACAAGGGCAAGGGGTTCGCGGTGTTCGTCGACGGCAACAAGGTCGGCGCGACCCCGCTCGTGATCAACGTCTCGCCGGACAAGACCCACCTCGTGAAGGTGGCGGGGGGAGACAAGTACAAGTCGTGGGAGCAGAAGGTTCATCCCACGGCCGGCGAGAAGCGCGCCATCGAGGCCACGCTGACGTTCGTGCCGCCGCCGGAGCCGCCTCCCGTCGCTGCACCCGCGCCTCGCTACTACCCTCCCGCTCCGCGATACTATCCGCCTCCGGGCGGCAGCGTCAGTGGCGGCGGGCGCCCAGGCGTCTCTGGCAACACGCGCTGGTAA
- a CDS encoding DUF1844 domain-containing protein produces the protein MASAERGADEMSLGGSVPGPDWNPEMRAMMEKVLPRDVTALVKSLIPMLAGQAFVFMGRVENPLQGRKTRDLTQAHLAVECAKALFEKLEGMLPNDERQQMLQMVTELQMQFVQARQEGP, from the coding sequence ATGGCATCTGCAGAGCGAGGAGCAGACGAGATGAGCCTTGGTGGATCGGTCCCCGGACCGGATTGGAACCCCGAGATGCGGGCCATGATGGAGAAGGTGCTGCCCCGCGACGTCACCGCACTGGTGAAGTCGCTCATCCCCATGCTCGCAGGCCAGGCCTTTGTGTTCATGGGGCGGGTCGAGAACCCCCTGCAGGGGCGCAAGACGCGCGACCTGACGCAGGCCCATCTGGCCGTAGAGTGCGCCAAGGCCCTGTTCGAGAAGCTGGAGGGCATGCTCCCCAATGACGAGCGACAGCAGATGCTTCAGATGGTGACCGAGCTCCAGATGCAGTTCGTGCAGGCCCGCCAAGAAGGGCCGTGA
- a CDS encoding YqeG family HAD IIIA-type phosphatase, with product MKPPPRSTRGRLVPHLVVDGVQELDPVLLLEMGRTCVLVDLDNTLLAWGSRRLDPAASQWVAHARQAGLRVCVLSNSRSNRVAEYAAALDVPYVAFALKPRRAAARAAMALLGATQQSTVIIGDQIFTDILLGHRLGIFTILVRPLALREQLWMRLVRRVERRFWPPTGGVT from the coding sequence GTGAAGCCGCCGCCGCGTTCGACCCGAGGGCGGCTGGTGCCGCACCTGGTGGTCGATGGCGTTCAAGAGCTCGACCCCGTTCTGCTTCTTGAGATGGGGCGCACCTGCGTCCTTGTCGATCTCGACAACACGCTTCTCGCGTGGGGATCGCGACGACTCGACCCCGCAGCCTCGCAGTGGGTGGCGCACGCGCGTCAGGCGGGCCTGCGGGTCTGTGTCCTTTCGAACAGCCGCTCGAATCGCGTGGCCGAATATGCAGCGGCCCTCGACGTGCCCTACGTGGCCTTTGCGCTCAAGCCCCGCAGAGCTGCAGCGCGCGCCGCCATGGCGCTGCTCGGAGCAACGCAGCAGAGCACGGTCATCATCGGCGACCAGATCTTCACCGACATCCTGCTGGGACACCGGCTCGGCATCTTCACCATTCTCGTAAGACCGCTGGCCCTGCGCGAGCAGCTCTGGATGCGCCTCGTGCGACGCGTGGAACGTCGCTTCTGGCCGCCCACGGGCGGCGTCACCTGA
- a CDS encoding acyl-CoA carboxylase subunit beta, with product MEGKIEQLQERRAEAHRGGGEARVAAQHKRGKRTARERVTALLDPGTFREMDMFVTHNCHDFDLADKKFYGDGVVTGHGRIEGRLVYVFAQDFTVFGGSLGEMFAAKICKVMDAAVKNGAPIIGLNDSGGARIQEGVVSLGGYAEIFWRNTRASGVVPQLSAIVGPCAGGAVYSPAITDFVVMVEEIAHMFITGPDVIKTVTNEDVTFEALGGAHTHAATSGVSHFSVPDEDACYALLRELLSFMPSNNLSDPPRLPVSDPVDRRDLDLRGVVPANPNKPYDMRDVIERVVDDGHFVEVQGEWAQNIVVGFARLGGRPVGLVGNNPQVLAGVLDIDASLKAARFVRFCDAFNIPLVTFVDVPGFLPGTQQEHGGIIKHGAKLLYAYCEATVPKVTVITRKAYGGAYDVMCSKHIRADYNFSWPTAEIAVMGPQGAINVIFRRELEAADDPQARRAELVADYTDKFASPYAAAARGYIDDIIEPEETRPRLIEALETLDGKREERPSRKHGNIPL from the coding sequence ATGGAAGGCAAGATCGAGCAGCTTCAGGAGCGCCGCGCAGAGGCGCATCGCGGGGGCGGTGAAGCCCGCGTCGCCGCCCAGCACAAGCGCGGCAAGCGCACCGCGCGCGAGCGCGTCACCGCGCTGCTCGATCCGGGGACGTTTCGCGAGATGGACATGTTCGTGACGCACAACTGTCACGACTTCGACCTGGCCGACAAGAAGTTCTATGGCGATGGCGTGGTCACGGGGCATGGACGTATCGAGGGCCGTCTCGTCTATGTGTTCGCACAAGACTTCACCGTCTTCGGCGGCTCGCTGGGCGAGATGTTCGCGGCAAAGATCTGCAAGGTGATGGATGCCGCGGTGAAGAACGGCGCCCCCATCATCGGGCTCAACGACTCCGGGGGCGCGCGCATCCAGGAGGGCGTGGTGAGCCTGGGTGGCTATGCCGAGATCTTCTGGCGCAACACCCGCGCCAGCGGCGTGGTTCCGCAGCTCTCGGCCATCGTGGGGCCCTGCGCGGGAGGCGCGGTGTACTCGCCGGCCATCACCGACTTCGTGGTGATGGTCGAGGAGATCGCCCACATGTTCATCACGGGGCCGGATGTCATCAAGACGGTGACCAACGAAGACGTGACCTTCGAGGCCCTGGGCGGCGCGCACACGCACGCGGCAACCAGCGGTGTGTCGCATTTCTCGGTGCCGGATGAAGACGCGTGCTATGCCTTGCTGCGCGAGCTGCTCTCGTTCATGCCCTCGAACAATCTCAGTGACCCGCCGCGCCTGCCTGTTTCCGACCCCGTCGACCGTCGTGATCTCGACCTGCGCGGGGTGGTGCCGGCGAATCCGAACAAGCCCTACGACATGCGCGATGTCATCGAGCGCGTGGTAGACGATGGGCACTTCGTCGAGGTGCAGGGCGAGTGGGCCCAGAACATCGTCGTTGGCTTCGCGCGCCTGGGCGGCCGGCCCGTGGGTCTGGTGGGCAACAACCCCCAGGTGCTGGCCGGCGTGCTCGACATCGATGCCAGTCTCAAGGCGGCGCGATTCGTGCGCTTCTGCGACGCGTTCAACATTCCGCTGGTGACGTTTGTCGATGTGCCAGGCTTCCTCCCGGGCACACAGCAGGAGCACGGCGGCATCATCAAGCACGGGGCCAAGCTGCTCTACGCCTACTGCGAGGCCACCGTTCCAAAGGTTACCGTCATCACGCGCAAGGCCTATGGCGGCGCCTACGACGTGATGTGCTCGAAGCACATCCGCGCCGACTACAACTTCTCGTGGCCCACGGCAGAGATTGCGGTCATGGGCCCACAAGGCGCCATCAACGTGATCTTTCGTCGCGAGCTCGAGGCCGCTGATGACCCGCAGGCCCGCCGGGCCGAGCTCGTGGCTGATTACACCGACAAGTTTGCTTCGCCCTATGCCGCGGCTGCACGCGGCTACATCGATGACATCATCGAGCCGGAGGAGACCCGCCCCCGTCTCATCGAGGCGCTCGAGACCCTCGATGGCAAGCGCGAGGAACGACCCTCGCGCAAGCATGGGAACATCCCCCTGTAG
- a CDS encoding MBL fold metallo-hydrolase, giving the protein MIIEYLGHSCFHLRDAGGMTVLIDPYDESVGPKVPSRRADYTLITHAHVDHDNLSAVTGRTTVVQGSGARGDARLPVHGVLAAHDAVGGRERGMVNMMTFSLDGLRVAHLSDLGHLLDVDQVAELRPVDIALVPVGGPPFTVDGRAARAVVDMLDPRVVIPMHYRTASTRRDRFPIDDVEPFLEGHRRVERVRSGVLEITRASLPVQQTIFVLTPTM; this is encoded by the coding sequence TTGATCATCGAGTACCTCGGGCACTCGTGCTTCCACCTGCGTGACGCAGGGGGGATGACGGTGCTCATCGACCCGTACGACGAGAGCGTCGGCCCCAAGGTGCCGTCGCGCCGCGCCGACTACACGCTCATCACCCACGCGCACGTCGACCACGACAACCTGTCGGCGGTCACTGGGCGCACCACGGTGGTGCAGGGGAGTGGTGCGCGGGGCGACGCGCGCCTGCCCGTGCACGGCGTTCTCGCCGCCCACGATGCCGTGGGCGGGCGAGAGCGGGGCATGGTGAACATGATGACGTTCTCGCTCGACGGGCTCCGTGTGGCGCATCTCTCCGATCTCGGTCACCTGCTCGATGTCGATCAGGTGGCCGAGCTTCGCCCGGTCGACATCGCCCTGGTGCCCGTTGGCGGCCCCCCGTTCACCGTAGATGGACGGGCCGCCCGAGCGGTGGTCGACATGCTCGACCCTCGTGTGGTCATTCCCATGCACTATCGCACCGCCAGCACCCGCCGCGATCGCTTCCCCATCGACGATGTCGAGCCGTTTCTCGAGGGCCACAGACGCGTCGAGCGCGTTCGCTCAGGTGTTCTCGAGATCACGCGCGCCTCGCTTCCGGTGCAGCAGACCATCTTCGTTCTCACCCCCACCATGTAG
- the sucD gene encoding succinate--CoA ligase subunit alpha, protein MSILINKDTQIIVQGITGKEGGFHTRQMLGYGSLVVGGVTPGKGGTHFVEGEHSVPVYNSVREALAAHPKVTASVIFVPPPFAANAIIEAAMNKVGLIVCITEGIPVHDMVRARAVVEECGVQLIGPNCPGLITPGECKIGIMPGNIFSRGPVGFVSRSGTLVYQVVDELTRAGLGQSTCVGIGGDPVNGTSFKKTLEQFHKDPETKVVVLVGEIGGTQEEEAAEYIGLHKIPTVAFIAGRTAPPGKRMGHAGAIVSGNKGTAKAKVEAFQQAGVHVADTTSELVEKVAELLKAQGVVFAPPAGAAV, encoded by the coding sequence ATGAGCATTCTGATCAACAAGGACACCCAGATCATCGTTCAGGGCATCACGGGCAAGGAAGGCGGGTTTCACACCCGCCAGATGCTCGGCTACGGCAGCCTCGTCGTGGGCGGCGTCACGCCGGGCAAGGGCGGCACGCACTTCGTCGAGGGCGAGCACTCCGTGCCCGTCTACAACTCGGTGCGCGAGGCCCTCGCCGCCCACCCGAAGGTCACCGCTTCGGTGATCTTCGTGCCCCCGCCGTTCGCCGCGAACGCCATCATCGAGGCCGCGATGAACAAGGTCGGTCTCATCGTGTGCATCACCGAGGGCATCCCCGTGCACGACATGGTGCGAGCCCGCGCGGTGGTCGAGGAGTGCGGCGTGCAGCTCATCGGCCCCAACTGCCCGGGCCTCATCACGCCGGGCGAGTGCAAGATCGGCATCATGCCGGGCAACATCTTCTCTCGCGGGCCGGTGGGCTTCGTTTCGCGCAGCGGGACCCTGGTCTACCAGGTGGTCGATGAGCTCACCCGCGCGGGTCTCGGTCAGTCGACCTGCGTGGGCATCGGGGGCGACCCGGTGAACGGCACGTCGTTCAAGAAGACGCTCGAGCAGTTCCACAAGGATCCCGAGACCAAGGTCGTGGTGCTCGTCGGCGAGATCGGTGGAACCCAGGAGGAAGAGGCGGCCGAGTACATCGGTCTGCACAAGATTCCCACCGTTGCGTTCATCGCAGGTCGCACGGCTCCGCCCGGAAAGCGCATGGGTCATGCGGGCGCCATCGTCTCTGGCAACAAGGGAACCGCCAAAGCCAAGGTCGAGGCGTTCCAGCAGGCCGGGGTGCACGTGGCCGACACCACCAGCGAACTGGTGGAGAAGGTCGCCGAGCTCTTGAAGGCCCAGGGTGTGGTCTTTGCCCCTCCCGCGGGCGCTGCTGTTTGA
- a CDS encoding ADP-forming succinate--CoA ligase subunit beta yields the protein MVIHEYQAKDLLRKHNVPQPQGQVASTPEEAAEIAAKIGKKVAVKAQVHVGGRGKAGGIKLAGTKEEALAAAQAIIGMDIKGLTVHKVLVEEAIEIAREFYLGFVLDRSNNQHLMMFSPMGGVDIEEVAEKNPEMIFRYPIHPVLGLLDWQVSDLAWRVDELTPEARKELSGLVKALYAAYMANDSVLAEVNPLAITKDGRVMAADAKFNVDDNALFRLPHMHEMQEIANDDVIEREAQAKGLAYVRLDGNVGIIGNGAGLVMTTLDMVSREGGKPANFLDVGGGANAKVVRTSLETVLGDPNVKGVLFNIFGGITRGDEVAKGMLEATAEMDIKVPIVVRLSGTRSEEGRKLLEGSRFVPAETMGEAARKIVELINGSAAN from the coding sequence ATGGTGATCCACGAGTACCAGGCAAAGGACCTGCTGCGCAAGCACAACGTGCCGCAACCGCAGGGCCAGGTGGCCTCGACGCCCGAAGAGGCCGCCGAGATCGCCGCCAAGATCGGCAAGAAGGTGGCTGTGAAGGCCCAGGTGCACGTCGGCGGCCGCGGCAAGGCCGGCGGCATCAAGCTGGCCGGTACCAAAGAAGAGGCGCTGGCGGCGGCGCAGGCCATCATCGGCATGGACATCAAGGGCCTCACCGTGCACAAGGTGCTGGTCGAGGAGGCCATCGAGATCGCGCGCGAGTTCTATCTCGGCTTCGTGCTCGACCGCAGCAACAACCAGCACCTCATGATGTTCAGCCCCATGGGCGGCGTCGACATCGAAGAGGTGGCCGAGAAGAACCCGGAGATGATCTTCCGCTACCCGATTCATCCGGTGCTCGGTCTTCTCGACTGGCAGGTCAGCGATCTGGCCTGGCGCGTCGACGAGCTCACGCCCGAAGCACGCAAGGAGCTGAGCGGTCTGGTGAAGGCGCTCTATGCGGCGTACATGGCCAACGACTCGGTGCTGGCCGAGGTCAACCCGCTCGCCATCACCAAGGACGGCCGTGTCATGGCGGCTGACGCCAAGTTCAACGTTGACGACAATGCGCTCTTCCGCCTGCCGCACATGCACGAGATGCAGGAGATCGCCAACGATGACGTTATCGAGCGCGAGGCGCAGGCCAAAGGGCTCGCCTATGTTCGCCTCGACGGCAACGTGGGCATCATCGGCAACGGCGCGGGCCTTGTGATGACCACCCTCGACATGGTGAGCCGCGAGGGCGGCAAGCCGGCCAACTTCCTCGACGTAGGGGGCGGCGCCAACGCCAAGGTGGTGCGCACCTCTCTCGAGACGGTGCTGGGCGACCCCAACGTGAAGGGCGTGCTGTTCAACATCTTCGGCGGCATCACCCGAGGCGACGAGGTGGCCAAGGGAATGCTCGAGGCCACCGCTGAGATGGACATCAAGGTGCCCATCGTGGTGCGTCTCTCCGGCACCCGCTCTGAAGAAGGGCGCAAGCTGCTCGAGGGCAGCCGTTTCGTCCCCGCTGAGACCATGGGCGAGGCCGCCCGCAAGATCGTCGAGCTGATCAACGGCTCGGCCGCCAACTGA
- a CDS encoding cobalamin B12-binding domain-containing protein, whose amino-acid sequence MTESLQHPLAQETEHRFKVLVAKPGLDGHDRGVKVVARALRDAGFEVIYTGLFQTPEMIVEAALQEDVDAVALSILSGAHMTIFPRVKALLDEKGAGDVLVTGGGIISDEDARVLCERGIGRLFGPGSPLDDIVAYLRATLAARRAARG is encoded by the coding sequence ATGACCGAATCGCTGCAGCACCCCCTTGCGCAGGAGACCGAGCACCGCTTCAAGGTGCTGGTGGCAAAGCCGGGTCTCGATGGTCACGACAGAGGGGTGAAGGTGGTGGCCAGAGCCCTGCGCGACGCTGGGTTCGAGGTCATCTACACCGGGCTGTTCCAGACCCCGGAGATGATCGTCGAAGCGGCCCTTCAAGAAGATGTCGACGCGGTGGCCCTCTCCATCTTGAGCGGCGCCCACATGACCATCTTCCCGCGGGTCAAGGCCCTGCTCGACGAGAAGGGGGCCGGCGACGTCCTCGTGACGGGTGGCGGCATCATCTCTGATGAAGACGCCCGCGTGCTGTGCGAGCGCGGCATCGGTCGGCTCTTCGGCCCTGGCTCACCGCTCGACGACATCGTCGCCTACCTGCGAGCGACCCTGGCCGCGCGACGCGCCGCTCGAGGCTGA
- the meaB gene encoding methylmalonyl Co-A mutase-associated GTPase MeaB: MDAITSGDRIAAARAITWLEDAAPIAPHLLSALMPHTGRAFRIGVTGPPGAGKSTLVDRLAVDCRRRGLRVGILSVDPSSPFTRGALLGDRVRMNAATSDPGVFMRSMASRGALGGLARATVEAADVLDALGQDVIFFETVGVGQSELEVSRGADVTCVVLTPESGSGVQMIKAGLMEVADILVVNKADRPGAERMEAELLDFLDIVGSGALMRGRYGALTPTGATPWEVPVLKTTATEDAGVSELVEACLRYRAWLEATGIWSQRRVRQARARLREMIASRIEEAVWARPAHAALLDRLAGEVVEGAVPAFDAASAFLDQVWNGSARAHSVCTGERT, encoded by the coding sequence GTGGACGCCATCACCTCGGGCGACCGCATCGCAGCCGCGCGCGCCATCACGTGGCTCGAAGACGCCGCCCCCATCGCGCCGCACCTGCTGTCGGCCCTCATGCCGCACACCGGGCGGGCGTTTCGCATCGGGGTGACGGGCCCCCCGGGCGCGGGCAAGAGCACGCTGGTCGACCGCCTTGCCGTCGACTGCCGCCGTCGGGGCCTGCGCGTGGGCATCCTGTCGGTCGATCCGTCGAGCCCGTTCACCCGCGGCGCGCTGCTCGGCGACCGGGTGCGCATGAACGCGGCGACGTCTGATCCGGGCGTGTTCATGCGCAGCATGGCGAGCCGCGGGGCGCTGGGCGGACTGGCCCGCGCCACGGTGGAGGCGGCCGACGTGCTCGATGCCCTGGGGCAAGACGTCATCTTCTTTGAGACGGTGGGGGTGGGACAGTCTGAGCTCGAGGTGTCTCGGGGCGCCGACGTCACCTGCGTGGTGCTCACGCCGGAATCGGGTAGCGGGGTGCAGATGATCAAGGCCGGCCTCATGGAGGTGGCTGACATCCTCGTCGTGAACAAAGCCGACCGCCCAGGTGCCGAGCGCATGGAGGCCGAGCTGCTCGACTTCCTCGACATCGTGGGCAGCGGCGCCCTCATGCGCGGTCGCTACGGCGCGCTCACGCCCACGGGCGCAACCCCGTGGGAGGTGCCCGTGCTCAAGACCACCGCGACTGAAGACGCGGGCGTCAGCGAGCTGGTTGAGGCCTGCCTGCGCTATCGCGCGTGGCTCGAGGCCACGGGCATCTGGAGCCAGCGTCGCGTGCGACAGGCCCGCGCGCGCCTGCGCGAGATGATCGCTTCGCGCATCGAGGAGGCGGTGTGGGCTCGTCCCGCGCACGCCGCCCTGCTCGATCGGCTCGCGGGCGAGGTGGTCGAGGGAGCGGTGCCGGCCTTCGACGCCGCCTCTGCCTTTCTCGATCAGGTCTGGAACGGGAGCGCTCGCGCCCACAGCGTGTGTACGGGAGAGAGGACATGA
- a CDS encoding methylmalonyl-CoA mutase — protein sequence METIQQQDIEAIRAARKRWLDRTQGTGANGRRAAQRDGLFTNSSGMQIEPLYDPSALRGVDFARDIGYPGEFPFTRGVYDTMYRGQLWTTRLFSGFANPEQTNARYHYLLERGQTGLSVAFDMPTLMGLDSDHAHSLGEVGRCGVAIDTLEDMEILFKGIPLDKVSVSMTINGPALVLFAMYVVAAERQGVTPSQLRGTIQNDILKEYIAQKEWLFPPEPHMRIIVDMIEWCAREMPSYNPISISGYHIREAGATAVQELAFTLADGFCYVEHARDRGLDVDMFAPRLSFFFDIHNDFFEEIAKLRAARRIWAKHLRDRYGAKNPRSWLMRFHSQTAGVSLTAQQPENNIVRVAYQALAAVLGGTQSLHTNSMDETLALPSEKAARIAMRTQQILAHETGVPDTVDPLAGSYYVESLTNAMEEAAEAYFTRIQTEGGVLDAIRSGFFQREIGRAAYDFQREVEAKKRIIVGVNDFVETDDQIEIPILKIGEDVEQRQSARTQQRRASRDAAACQQALDAVAQASRDGSNLVEPVLEAVRRYATLGEIVEAMRGVFGGYREPAIF from the coding sequence ATGGAAACCATCCAGCAGCAAGACATCGAGGCGATTCGCGCCGCTCGCAAGCGCTGGCTCGACCGCACGCAGGGCACGGGCGCCAATGGACGGCGTGCGGCCCAGCGCGATGGGCTGTTCACGAACTCGTCCGGGATGCAGATAGAGCCCCTGTACGATCCGTCGGCGCTTCGCGGTGTCGACTTCGCCCGCGACATCGGCTATCCGGGCGAGTTCCCCTTCACCCGCGGCGTCTACGACACCATGTACCGCGGTCAGCTGTGGACCACCCGCCTCTTCAGCGGCTTCGCCAACCCTGAGCAGACCAACGCGCGCTACCACTACCTGCTCGAGCGCGGTCAGACCGGCCTGTCGGTGGCCTTCGACATGCCCACGCTCATGGGGCTCGACTCCGATCATGCGCACAGCCTCGGTGAGGTGGGCCGCTGCGGTGTGGCCATCGACACCCTCGAGGACATGGAGATCCTCTTCAAGGGCATCCCCCTCGACAAGGTGAGCGTCTCGATGACCATCAACGGTCCGGCGCTGGTGCTCTTCGCCATGTACGTGGTGGCGGCCGAGCGCCAGGGCGTGACGCCGAGCCAGCTGCGCGGCACCATCCAGAACGACATCCTCAAGGAGTACATCGCCCAGAAGGAGTGGCTCTTCCCGCCGGAGCCCCACATGCGCATCATCGTCGACATGATCGAGTGGTGCGCCAGGGAGATGCCTTCGTACAACCCCATCTCCATCAGCGGCTACCACATCCGCGAGGCGGGGGCCACCGCCGTGCAAGAGCTGGCCTTCACCCTGGCCGACGGCTTCTGCTACGTCGAGCACGCGCGTGACCGCGGTCTCGATGTCGACATGTTCGCGCCGCGCCTGTCGTTCTTCTTCGACATCCACAACGACTTCTTCGAGGAGATCGCCAAGCTGCGCGCCGCGCGGCGCATCTGGGCGAAGCACCTTCGCGATCGCTACGGCGCCAAGAACCCGCGCTCGTGGCTCATGCGCTTCCACAGCCAGACGGCGGGGGTTAGCCTCACGGCGCAGCAGCCGGAGAACAACATCGTGCGCGTGGCCTACCAGGCCCTGGCTGCGGTGCTGGGCGGCACGCAGTCGCTGCACACCAACAGCATGGACGAGACCCTCGCCCTTCCCAGCGAGAAGGCGGCGCGCATCGCCATGCGCACCCAGCAGATCCTCGCCCACGAGACCGGGGTTCCGGACACCGTTGATCCGCTGGCCGGTTCGTACTACGTCGAGTCGCTCACCAACGCCATGGAAGAGGCGGCTGAGGCCTACTTCACCCGCATCCAGACCGAGGGTGGCGTGCTCGACGCCATTCGCAGCGGGTTCTTCCAGCGCGAGATCGGCCGCGCCGCCTACGACTTCCAGCGCGAGGTCGAGGCCAAGAAGCGCATCATCGTGGGGGTGAACGACTTCGTCGAGACCGATGATCAGATCGAGATCCCCATTCTCAAGATCGGCGAAGACGTCGAGCAGCGCCAGTCGGCGCGCACTCAGCAGCGCCGCGCGTCCCGCGACGCGGCGGCCTGCCAGCAGGCCCTCGACGCGGTGGCCCAGGCCTCCCGTGACGGCTCGAACCTGGTCGAGCCCGTGCTCGAGGCCGTGCGACGCTACGCCACCCTGGGCGAGATCGTCGAGGCCATGCGCGGGGTGTTCGGAGGCTATCGGGAGCCGGCCATCTTCTGA